Genomic segment of Eremothecium sinecaudum strain ATCC 58844 chromosome VIII, complete sequence:
CTCAAATCTATCTTCCTTTTGAAGCTGAATACAACCATCTGTGGGAGACTCTATCTTCTGAACTTCTTCGATTATGTTTGGCTCTTCCACATCAGTTGGTTGGTCATATTTTCCATGAGAATCATTTAACTTATGTGTGGATAACGGATGAGTGAGTTTCTTGGGAGTTTCAGCCATTGCATTGTAATCCACTTTTGTTATCGAATGCCCGCTATTAGAATCGAATCCCGAAGTGGGGCTCCTGATCAGAACAGTTTCGTGGCGGGAAGATATATTTCTAGATGTGCCCTCTAATAAATAATCAAAATCTGAGCTTGAAGTTAACTCTGCATCTTCACTCGCCCGGAAGTCAGCGACGCCTGCAGTAGATAACTGTGGAACCTGATTTTGTGTTGAGGTGGCGACTATATTGGAATTCTGGAGTTGACAAAGCGGCATAGACGAGGGTATTCCTTCGACGCTCTGGTTAGTTTCTTTATAGATAGATGAGCTGTTACCTTCTTTAGTATTGGACAGTTGCTTCACTGGTAAAGAGGGTTGTGTGTGTAGAGTTGCAATCTGATGTAATCGATCCGAATAATCGAAGTGAAGGTAACCAAGAGTCGTCTCTGACAATTTCGCTTCATTAATAGAGTCTTCAGAACCAATTGCTCCTGCTGTTCCCATCAAAGGCTGACTATTGAACATCCTCACAACGTTTTCTGTCATGTGATCTTTGTGACGTCCGAATGGTGAAGAAGGCAGTGACGTATCATTAGGCCTATTAGATGCTAGAGGTAACCTTTCAGTTGAGCCTAAATCAATCAATTGCGAGTTAGGACGAGGTAATTGATGGAAGTTTAATTCATAAGGTTTTCTAGGTGAGTAAGTAGACGCTGATCTCGTTAGCCTGGTATCTAGTAATCGAGTACGCAAGTTACGTTTTGGAGTTTGTAGAATTTCTATCCCCCGTAATTGAGAGCCTCTAGTTGATGAGTTACTTTTGGTTGAGGTAACTTGTTTTATATCCTTTACCTCAGCATCTTTTTGCTGAGACCTTTTAACTAAAGGTGACAGGTCGGTATCAGTGAGAATTGATGAATCGTCCTCTAATGGAGCACCATCAATACCCTGTACATGAAGTTGGCCACTAATATTGACTGAATCAATTAGTCTGTTTGCATATAGTTGTTTCAGTCTTGTTGGAGTTGTAACATTACTTATGGATAAGTTAGAAACTTCATGTAGATCACCAACAGCAGCACAAGATGAGTTGTCAGCAAGGGTGGATGTAGCAGATTCCTCAATCGGCAGAAGAGGAACTCCAAAAGAAGGAGCTCTATTTCTATGGTCCTGACGTCCTTCAAAAGAACCTGTCGGATTCTCAGTTATATGGTTTTCAGGTTCAGGCCTTTTCAACGACAGAGGCAGTTTTAAGAGACCAGAAGTAGCCAATTGACATGAGACATTTTGTTTTTGTGCTGGAGACTTATGGTCTTTGATTTTGGATCTTTTCCCAGGAGAATTGCAAGACTTATAAATGGGGAATCTTATCTTCCGGCCACCAAATTGTGATGGATGATGGACCTTTGTAATTGCCGTTTTGGGATTAACAATTTCTTCCCTCAGAAAAGGGCGCGGACAATCTGCCGTACTTATATTGCTTACCTCATCTTTAGCATAATACCGTGCAGAATCAGGTATATCGGTTTCACCAGCCATAGTATTTACCGAGTTGCCAGTTAACGTTGCTGCTTTAGGTTTTTCTTTTCTCAAGTTTAACCCCAGAGCCTTAAGAAATCGAGGTGATATTTCACTGTGATGCTGTGCGATATTCGTATCCTTCCTATGACTATCTGAAGTCCGTCTATGGTATAAATGCATATTTTTACGAGTATTCTTATTTGGTGAGCTATCAACTGATCTCGATACTGCAATATTTCTAGCCATTGGCCGTAACCTACCGCCTATTGGACTAGAAAGGCATGAACGGGATTTTCTTGCTCCTAATTCATTGTTAGCAGTTGCAAGTGAGTTAGGCGATATATTGAGCCCAAGTTCATCAATTCTGGATTTACTTTCTTTCCCTGGCAGTCTATCGTTCGTATTGTACTCATTAAGTTCTTCGAGCCTCTCTCTATAAGCCATAGCCTTCATTCTCTTGTAGTCATTGTGTTTAGTTATTCGTTTATAATCAGGGGGGAAAGAAGGTTTAAGTATTCTCTTTCCATGCATGGTAGCATAAGAGCTCTCGCGGTTTAAATTGGTTAACGGGGAAGGTGAGTCGTGCTGATGTTCGGAGTCCTTATCCTCATGACCAATAGCACCATCGTCGTCAGAGTAGGATTCCCTGACATTTCTGAAATTAAAAAGTCGAAACATAGACGGTTCTGATGTGGCACACCCTGCTATAGCCCCTGGTTTGACGTTTGCAGGTTATTGTTTTATGTCTTCGAGACCCAATATTATTATGTTTCATGTACAGTATTAAAAGATCTATATTATAAATCACTACCTACGTGACGCGTAAAGAATATTAAAACGTTTAGTTAATGTATAAGATAGACAGGTGACTGTGCTAAAACTAATAATACGTATATCATAGCTTCATCCAGTGCCGGCGTATATGCGGTCAGTGGCTAATGGCCTCTATCTACTTTCTCAAAACCTTTAGAATGTCAGACCAAACAGTACTTGGAGATTGAGAAGCATCGATGCCGGCCCAAATACCAGTTTTCTTGTAGAACTCGACAATTGGTTCAGTTTGGGCATGGTAGGCATCCAATCTCTTTCTCAAGGCCTCGACATTGTCATCGGATCTTTGAATCAATGGCTCACCAGTGACGTCATCAGTCATCTCTCTCTTAGGAGGGTTAAAAATCTTGTGGTATGATCTACCTGAAGCTGGGTGGATCAGTCTACCGGTAATTCTTCCAACCAATAACTCATCATCAATCTTCAACTCAACAGCCTTGTCCAGCGGCTTGTTCTGTTCCTTCAACATTGCGTCAAGCTTTTCAGCCTGAGGAATAGTTCTTGGGAAACCATCCAAAATGAAACCATTCTTACACTCCGCGTTGTTAGTCAACTCATCCTTGATCATGTTAACCATAATCTCGTCGGAAACAAGGCCACCTTGGTCCATAATCTTCTTAGCCTCCACTCCTAGAGGAGTTTTCTTGGCAACTTGTGCTCTCAACATGTCACCGGTTGCCAAATGACATACACAGAACTTGTCCTTTAAGTTTGGAGCTTGGGTACCCTTACCAGCGCCTGGTGGGCCCATCAAGACCATTCTAATAGCTTCCGGGATGTGAGAATCTTGGGCCATTTTCTGTTACCTGTATCTTTATTTGTGTATGACTGGCAATGTCGCAGCTGAGGCAGTAAGCTTCTATTTTTGATGTCTACTGTTAAAGAGGAAGCAGAAGAGCTACTTTTCGTACAGCTAATTTCAAGATCGAGTTTAGTTCGAAAACCCCCGATTCCAGAAATCgatgaaaattttttttttgcTGGGAATCGCATAAGCGGACAACATACCCACGTGATCTAGATCAGAATTGATGCGCATCCCTTAATTACTCCGCTATACATGCGATACATGCGACAATAACCACTCCGCCGGTTGGCTTAAACCTGGTTATCGTGCTGTTATTGCCGCCTTGATACATCATTCCTCACAGCCAACTCGACCTCGAAATGTGTTCCCGGACCTCGAAAGCATGGCATTCTCCATGAAGCATCCATCCGCCGAGATCCCTTTTCCAATTTAACCTTTCGCAGTTTCATCATTGTGACTCAATGTTCTATTTCACGACGCGCTCTGTTTGTCCCATATTACCTTATAGGGGAAAGATGGATCAGCGGCTATCGACATAAGAATTTCAAGCAAGACCCACGTCCGCGATAATTTTTTATGGAATCAGTTGGCAAATAAAGTCAATGAGAATGTTATGCAGCTTTATATCGCTATCGCAGAAAAATAGCACGTGTTGCAATCGGCAGATAACGCAACAGAGGACAAACTTAGGCTTTGCATAAGCCGATAACGAACAGCAATAAACTTGCATGTCCTGATTGGCAAAGAAGTCTTTGGCAAAGGGTGCTAGCCGCCGTTTAGGCAATTCCCATTCTAGCAACAAAGCACTTAACGCTGTAAATGGTCATGAAATTTCAGTTGCCACTATCAGTTACCCTATTTGCGTATTTGGATCCTAGATGAGGTCATGTAAGAATCAGATCTGCCACAGCCTTGTAAGGTAAAATCTTCCTCGACTGATATGTAATTCAGCCACAGTAATAGTAAGAGCTGGGTTTGTCCAGAAAACCCTGTGTATAGTGAATTCGGGTAAATCTTGACTTAATAAGAAATGCCAATCTGAATTGTTTGATCCACGCCAAGCAGCCATATACTACAACAGCGCTAGCCGCGATTTCAGATGTCTAAGTATAACATAAACCGTGAAGAAAATATTATGCTAATTATACTCTTACAAACACGCTAATACTGTACATTCTACACGCAATTAGTATCTCGTCCTTATTTTGGGCAAACTTACGACCGTAAAAAATAAAACGCCTGTCTTCGATCTGCCACCTCCCGTATGCCCGTCTCCACTTTGCACAATCTAAAGGAATGACCGGAGTTGCATGATTGGCAAAAACGATTTTAGTAGGAAAAGTTTTTTTCAATGTAATGATCCGTCACAATTGACCGCCCTAAAGGTGTCCGGAAAGAGTTACAGGTAACGCTTATCCGCACATTAGATCGACAAAAAGGCCTTTCAAAGTTTCTAAGAGCGCCATATTAACTACAATCATCGCTAACTGCTGCTAAATGCAGCCCTTTCTGTCGCGAGATTGCCCCTTtggtaatttttttttattgAGTCCTAGTTGAAACGAGATACGCGTCAAAGTTAAGTAATCATGGATAGCACTAGAACATTAGTCCCATTGTAAGTGGAAAAGACAATACGGCCTGTATTGAGGAAACTTATTATGGTTTTACTAGTTCAAGGTAGGAATTATCGCTAAACTCCACCTAAATTCAGACTAAAATACTTCTTGCTTTTTTTTTGCAATATATAAGTACTGAAGGGGTTTGAACAGTAAATTTTGTCCAATTAACTGTTCTACTTTAGTAGTATCTTGAAGTAGTTTTACTTTGCTATCATCATCATAAACGCTGCTAACCCATTATTGTTGTTGACTGA
This window contains:
- the ADK1 gene encoding adenylate kinase ADK1 (Syntenic homolog of Ashbya gossypii AGR187W; Syntenic homolog of Saccharomyces cerevisiae YDR226W (ADK1)) — encoded protein: MAQDSHIPEAIRMVLMGPPGAGKGTQAPNLKDKFCVCHLATGDMLRAQVAKKTPLGVEAKKIMDQGGLVSDEIMVNMIKDELTNNAECKNGFILDGFPRTIPQAEKLDAMLKEQNKPLDKAVELKIDDELLVGRITGRLIHPASGRSYHKIFNPPKREMTDDVTGEPLIQRSDDNVEALRKRLDAYHAQTEPIVEFYKKTGIWAGIDASQSPSTVWSDILKVLRK